The proteins below come from a single Streptococcus hyointestinalis genomic window:
- the rlmD gene encoding 23S rRNA (uracil(1939)-C(5))-methyltransferase RlmD, whose translation MIQKNDVIRVTITDLSHDGMGVAKADGLVFFVDNALPGEVIDMRVLKVNKRLAYGKVEAFIETSPHRVDTLDRVYLRSGIADLGHLAYDQQLLFKRQQVKNVLHKTAHIEGVEVLETLGMEQPFAYRNKAQVPVRRVNGQLEIGFFRKGSHDLMPLEDFLIQDKEIDRLLVFVRDLLRRYAVKPYDEQAGTGLIRQLVVRRGHYTGEMMLVLVTTRPKIFRIEAMIADIVAAFPAVTSIIQNINDQKTNAIYGREFRTLYGKDAIEDEMLGNRYAISAQSFYQVNTEMAEKLYQTAIDFSELTEEDVVIDAYSGIGTIGLSFAKKVKVVYGVEVVARAVEDAKKNAERNGITNAYYVHGDAEDVMKKWQAEGIEPSVILVDPPRKGLSERFIKASASMNPKKITYISCNPATMARDIKLYEELGYKLQKVQPVDLFPQTHHVECVVLLQRSKE comes from the coding sequence ATGATTCAAAAAAATGATGTAATACGTGTGACCATCACAGATCTCAGCCACGACGGCATGGGCGTGGCAAAGGCAGATGGTCTGGTCTTTTTTGTGGACAATGCCCTCCCAGGTGAGGTGATTGACATGCGTGTGCTCAAGGTCAATAAACGCCTTGCTTACGGGAAAGTGGAGGCTTTCATCGAGACGTCTCCTCATCGTGTGGACACGCTAGATAGAGTGTATTTGCGTAGTGGGATTGCTGACTTGGGGCACCTCGCTTATGACCAGCAACTGCTCTTTAAGCGCCAGCAGGTGAAAAATGTCCTCCACAAAACAGCTCACATCGAAGGTGTCGAGGTTCTTGAAACACTTGGTATGGAACAGCCTTTTGCTTACCGCAATAAGGCGCAGGTGCCTGTCCGTCGTGTCAATGGTCAACTAGAGATTGGCTTTTTTAGAAAAGGGTCTCATGACCTCATGCCTCTTGAGGATTTTCTCATTCAGGATAAGGAGATTGACCGTCTGCTCGTTTTTGTGCGTGATTTGCTGCGCCGCTACGCCGTTAAGCCTTATGATGAACAGGCAGGGACAGGGTTGATTCGTCAGTTGGTGGTGAGACGAGGGCATTACACTGGCGAGATGATGTTGGTTTTGGTGACCACTCGCCCTAAGATTTTCCGCATTGAAGCGATGATTGCTGACATTGTCGCTGCCTTTCCAGCGGTGACCTCTATTATCCAAAATATCAATGACCAAAAGACAAATGCTATCTATGGGCGAGAGTTTCGCACGCTTTATGGCAAGGACGCCATAGAGGATGAGATGTTGGGCAATCGCTATGCTATCTCTGCTCAGTCCTTTTACCAAGTCAATACCGAGATGGCAGAAAAGCTCTACCAGACAGCCATTGATTTTTCAGAGCTGACAGAAGAGGACGTTGTCATTGACGCTTATTCAGGTATTGGTACCATTGGCTTATCTTTTGCTAAAAAGGTCAAAGTGGTTTATGGTGTCGAGGTCGTTGCACGGGCGGTCGAAGACGCCAAGAAAAATGCAGAGCGCAACGGCATTACAAACGCCTACTATGTTCACGGAGACGCTGAGGACGTGATGAAAAAATGGCAAGCAGAAGGCATTGAGCCAAGCGTTATCCTCGTTGACCCACCGAGAAAAGGCTTGAGCGAGCGTTTTATCAAAGCAAGTGCTAGCATGAATCCAAAGAAAATCACCTATATCTCCTGCAACCCAGCGACCATGGCTCGTGACATCAAGCTCTATGAAGAGCTAGGCTATAAACTCCAAAAAGTCCAACCCGTTGATCTCTTCCCGCAGACACATCATGTGGAGTGCGTAGTGTTGCTACAACGAAGCAAAGAGTGA
- a CDS encoding replication initiator protein A, protein MKRITANQYQTSERYYKLPKLLFESERYKDMKLEVKVAYSVLKDRLELSLSHGWIDDEGAVYLIYSNAKLMALLGCSKSKLLSIKKTLHAYGLIEEVQQSSSEKGRMANKIYLGELEHDTPPVSKSDGGSVSKRRGQSEPETGLVSNSTPSETEGSETNISETKGSDYSVEDEEERNHHISKKKENTLSRKVDKATCYDKDYIWHLVYDRLKQDFPKPSIQDGMMLAFEERYAYALANMNYAKDAETIAEYVYNGILAMWNKRIRQHYHKE, encoded by the coding sequence ATGAAACGCATAACAGCTAATCAGTATCAAACATCGGAACGTTACTACAAGCTCCCAAAGCTCTTGTTTGAGAGTGAGCGCTACAAGGATATGAAGCTAGAAGTTAAGGTTGCTTATTCCGTGCTGAAAGACCGACTAGAGCTGTCTTTGAGCCACGGTTGGATTGATGATGAGGGAGCCGTCTATCTCATTTACTCTAACGCCAAACTAATGGCTTTGCTCGGATGTTCCAAGTCTAAGTTATTGTCCATTAAGAAAACTTTACACGCTTATGGACTTATTGAGGAAGTGCAACAATCCTCCAGTGAAAAAGGGCGAATGGCAAACAAGATTTACCTAGGAGAGCTGGAGCATGATACACCCCCAGTGTCAAAATCAGACGGGGGTAGTGTTTCTAAAAGACGGGGGCAGTCTGAACCTGAAACGGGGCTAGTGTCAAATTCAACCCCTAGTGAGACTGAAGGAAGTGAGACTAATATCAGTGAAACTAAAGGGAGTGATTATTCTGTTGAGGATGAGGAGGAAAGAAATCATCATATCTCAAAGAAAAAAGAAAACACTTTATCACGAAAGGTGGACAAAGCGACATGTTACGACAAAGATTACATTTGGCACTTGGTCTATGATAGACTGAAACAAGACTTCCCTAAGCCCTCCATACAGGACGGCATGATGTTGGCTTTTGAGGAACGATATGCCTACGCATTAGCTAATATGAATTATGCTAAAGACGCCGAGACGATTGCGGAGTATGTTTACAATGGTATTTTGGCGATGTGGAACAAGCGCATTCGTCAACACTATCACAAGGAGTGA
- a CDS encoding transcriptional regulator, protein MGSLFWDNVTLLLAEREMTFAELVRQMFAGEFHYPSEFWRLYRKLYHYKKENFLPQERWVDRMVAVLDVDYAELFRRY, encoded by the coding sequence ATGGGCAGTTTATTTTGGGATAATGTCACACTGTTATTAGCCGAGCGAGAGATGACCTTTGCGGAACTCGTCAGACAAATGTTTGCAGGAGAATTTCATTACCCAAGCGAATTTTGGCGCTTGTATCGCAAACTGTATCATTACAAGAAAGAGAACTTTCTACCGCAAGAACGTTGGGTGGACAGAATGGTTGCGGTTCTAGACGTTGACTATGCAGAGTTATTTAGACGGTACTAA
- a CDS encoding Fic family protein encodes MFMTVKEVAIKWGISERRIRTLCSQGKIEGAFHNGKLWKIPAGAKKPADGRLKKGSNLLKTIEEKKNELSKRRPMTEGEIERLNEQFLVEFTYNSNAIEGNTLTLRETDMVLRGLTIDQKPLKDHLEAIGHKEAFQYVQTLVSENLPLTEKIIKDIHYLVLSDKKDDRGVYRNVPVRIMGASNEPAQPYMIRPKMEQLLIEYHENTEDIITKLAKFHIEFESIHPFIDGNGRTGRLLVNLELMKAGYPPIDIKFTDRLSYYKAFDDFHSKGQLAPMVNLFAKYVNERLDDYLSILD; translated from the coding sequence ATGTTTATGACCGTAAAAGAAGTCGCTATTAAATGGGGAATATCTGAAAGGCGCATTCGCACTCTCTGCTCTCAGGGCAAAATTGAGGGGGCGTTTCATAATGGTAAGCTTTGGAAAATACCTGCTGGTGCAAAGAAACCAGCTGATGGAAGATTAAAAAAAGGTTCTAACCTATTAAAAACTATAGAGGAAAAGAAAAACGAGCTATCTAAAAGAAGACCAATGACTGAAGGTGAGATTGAACGTCTTAACGAGCAGTTTTTAGTAGAGTTCACCTATAATTCGAACGCCATTGAAGGCAATACCCTGACTTTAAGGGAGACTGATATGGTGTTGAGAGGGTTAACCATTGATCAGAAACCTCTAAAAGACCATTTAGAAGCCATTGGTCACAAGGAAGCCTTCCAATATGTACAAACCCTAGTCTCTGAAAATCTGCCTTTGACGGAAAAAATAATAAAGGATATTCATTACCTCGTATTATCTGACAAAAAGGATGATAGAGGTGTCTATCGAAATGTTCCTGTTCGTATCATGGGCGCTTCTAATGAACCAGCTCAGCCCTACATGATTAGACCTAAAATGGAGCAACTACTCATAGAGTATCACGAGAATACAGAGGATATCATTACCAAACTAGCAAAGTTCCATATTGAATTTGAGAGCATTCACCCATTCATTGATGGCAATGGAAGAACAGGACGATTATTAGTGAATTTAGAACTAATGAAAGCTGGTTATCCACCAATAGATATTAAATTCACAGATCGCTTGTCTTACTATAAGGCATTTGATGACTTTCATTCCAAAGGTCAGTTAGCTCCGATGGTAAACTTATTTGCCAAATATGTGAATGAACGATTAGATGATTATTTGTCTATTCTTGATTGA
- a CDS encoding IS110 family transposase, with amino-acid sequence MKCFVGLDVSSTKLDVCIMLSDTTTPFTASLSNDLTGASEIKKHILELNETYSFERIVIGMEATSLYSFHPAMFFHEDSQLKALNVEVMVEQPNKIKKYRETFEESKNDTIDAFYIADYFRAERFSPAFLKEEKYLALQHLTRTRLQLIEQLTRTKQHFIENIYYKCNTLSTEIKNESLTTSLWSSTIISLMTEDYTLDELATVPLNDLADFIQKLGRGRFKAPDKLAKAIQAAIRGSYRLPKLQQDSVNVILGLLAREIRNLEQMIKDIDKAIEDMVEVIPEYQCLTSIPGVGKVYAAGIIAEIGQIERFKDHPQVAKYAGLNWKQNQSGNANSQNTDLVKRGNRYLRYYLVEAANSVRRHDSEYQAFYKKKYQEVPKHQHKRAIVLTARKFVRLVDALLRNRQLYTPPRRLMEDK; translated from the coding sequence ATGAAATGTTTTGTCGGTTTAGACGTTAGTTCTACCAAACTTGATGTCTGTATCATGCTTAGTGATACGACTACTCCCTTCACAGCTTCTCTTTCCAATGATTTAACAGGCGCCTCTGAAATCAAGAAGCACATTCTTGAGCTCAATGAAACTTATTCCTTTGAGCGTATCGTTATTGGCATGGAAGCTACTAGTCTTTATAGCTTTCACCCTGCCATGTTCTTTCACGAGGATAGCCAGCTAAAAGCCCTAAACGTTGAAGTCATGGTGGAGCAACCCAATAAGATTAAGAAATATCGGGAAACGTTTGAAGAAAGTAAAAATGATACTATTGATGCCTTCTACATCGCCGATTATTTTCGTGCTGAGCGATTTTCACCTGCTTTTCTCAAAGAAGAAAAGTATCTGGCTCTCCAACACCTAACCAGAACGAGACTACAACTCATTGAACAGTTGACAAGAACAAAACAACACTTTATTGAAAATATTTATTATAAGTGCAATACCTTATCTACTGAAATCAAGAATGAGAGCCTCACAACTTCTCTCTGGTCTAGCACCATTATTTCCTTAATGACTGAAGACTATACCCTCGACGAGTTAGCGACCGTTCCTCTCAATGACCTAGCGGACTTTATCCAAAAATTGGGGAGAGGACGATTCAAAGCTCCTGATAAATTAGCTAAAGCCATTCAAGCAGCTATTCGAGGCTCTTATCGTCTTCCTAAGCTCCAGCAAGATTCGGTTAATGTCATTCTTGGTCTTCTCGCTCGAGAAATCAGAAATCTTGAACAAATGATTAAGGATATTGATAAAGCCATTGAAGATATGGTCGAAGTCATCCCTGAATATCAGTGTTTAACTTCAATACCTGGTGTTGGCAAAGTTTACGCTGCAGGGATTATCGCTGAAATCGGACAGATTGAACGCTTTAAAGATCATCCTCAAGTCGCTAAATATGCGGGCTTGAATTGGAAACAGAATCAATCTGGGAACGCTAACTCTCAAAATACTGACCTTGTGAAAAGAGGCAATCGCTATCTCCGTTATTACTTAGTTGAAGCCGCCAACTCTGTCAGACGACACGATAGTGAGTATCAAGCCTTTTACAAGAAGAAGTATCAAGAAGTTCCTAAACATCAACACAAACGAGCCATCGTCTTAACCGCTAGAAAATTTGTGCGTCTGGTGGATGCGCTACTACGCAACCGCCAACTCTATACGCCACCAAGGAGGCTTATGGAAGATAAGTGA
- a CDS encoding Fic/DOC family protein codes for MGRKSYESYDYIDPDYLYTYKDSSVLINKFNEKNAIKARELEYQLVASQSLKLFLHPIEVHSVSDILKIHRYLFGDIYSWAGYYRKVNISKSGDAFMPIQSFDMAEKYLNRLLFEFHDRANSKQDIIKSLADILDNLNYFHPFREGNGRTQREVIRSLALSKGYECDISIGTDDVIYHLYMDGTVYGDKDKLEELFNLILKKL; via the coding sequence ATGGGACGTAAAAGTTATGAGAGCTATGACTATATTGACCCTGATTATCTCTATACTTATAAAGATTCATCGGTCTTAATTAATAAATTTAATGAGAAAAATGCGATAAAAGCAAGAGAGTTAGAGTATCAATTAGTTGCCAGTCAGAGCTTGAAGTTATTTCTTCATCCTATCGAAGTTCACTCTGTCTCTGATATTCTCAAGATTCATCGATATCTGTTTGGTGATATTTATTCGTGGGCAGGGTACTATCGGAAAGTTAATATCTCAAAGAGTGGAGATGCTTTTATGCCTATTCAGTCGTTTGATATGGCGGAAAAATATTTAAACCGTTTACTTTTTGAATTCCATGACAGAGCAAATAGTAAACAGGATATCATCAAGTCTCTGGCGGATATTTTAGATAATCTAAATTACTTCCATCCTTTTCGTGAAGGTAATGGTAGAACACAACGTGAGGTCATTCGTTCTTTAGCTTTGTCAAAAGGTTATGAGTGTGATATTTCAATTGGAACTGACGATGTGATTTATCACTTGTATATGGACGGCACTGTCTACGGAGACAAAGATAAACTAGAAGAGCTATTTAACCTTATTCTGAAGAAATTATAG
- a CDS encoding IS110 family transposase: MRVVFGIDVSKASSEVAIWLNGEKVHGYTISNDATGFARLSDDLKTVQQPEIIFEATGVYSRRLQAFLEENGYAYTRLNPLEAKKQLDSLRVRKTDKMDAEKLAQSQFVLNRKPTYIQKEVYQELRDLSRFYQNLTEDIVKTKNRLHKVLQVTFPELESILSTPTGQQYWNLVIAFPCKEMVLELNNDELSNVIRKSTYKRISKKRVEYLSDKLIELAKQSYCAVKKTSPMLEEARYYAQELLRLFERRQVILDNMVALAQPLPEYDILLSIPGIAETTATSIIGELGDIRRFQSANQINAFIGIDLRHYESGNFLAKEHITKRGNPYARKILFKCIHNIASASHTNPCHIADFYEKRKRQSQIASTKPHTIASIHRLIRTMYYLITHNKLYDYTSTQNH; the protein is encoded by the coding sequence ATGCGAGTCGTGTTTGGAATTGATGTGAGTAAAGCAAGTTCAGAAGTGGCCATTTGGCTCAATGGTGAGAAGGTTCATGGCTACACCATATCTAACGATGCGACGGGCTTCGCTCGTTTATCCGATGACTTAAAAACTGTTCAACAGCCTGAGATTATCTTCGAAGCAACAGGAGTCTATTCTCGTCGCCTTCAAGCTTTTCTTGAGGAAAATGGTTACGCTTATACACGCTTAAATCCTCTAGAAGCTAAAAAGCAACTAGACAGCTTACGTGTCCGTAAAACAGACAAAATGGATGCTGAAAAATTAGCTCAGTCTCAGTTTGTGCTCAATCGCAAACCGACTTATATACAGAAAGAAGTCTATCAAGAGTTACGTGACCTAAGCCGATTTTATCAGAACTTGACAGAAGATATTGTAAAGACTAAGAATCGCCTGCACAAGGTCTTGCAAGTCACTTTCCCAGAGTTGGAAAGTATCTTGTCTACCCCAACTGGTCAACAATACTGGAACTTAGTGATAGCTTTTCCTTGTAAGGAAATGGTGCTAGAGCTCAATAACGATGAATTGTCAAATGTCATCCGAAAGTCAACATACAAACGTATCTCCAAGAAGCGTGTTGAGTATCTGTCTGATAAATTGATAGAACTCGCTAAACAATCCTACTGTGCAGTGAAGAAAACTTCTCCGATGCTTGAAGAGGCACGTTACTATGCCCAAGAATTGCTTCGACTATTTGAACGTAGACAAGTGATTTTAGACAATATGGTAGCCCTAGCTCAACCTTTACCTGAATATGACATCTTACTGTCTATCCCTGGTATCGCAGAAACAACAGCGACCTCTATCATTGGCGAGTTGGGAGATATTCGCCGGTTTCAGTCTGCCAACCAGATCAATGCCTTTATCGGAATTGACCTCAGACACTATGAGTCTGGGAACTTTCTTGCCAAGGAACATATCACCAAACGAGGGAATCCTTATGCTAGAAAGATTCTCTTCAAGTGTATTCACAACATCGCTTCAGCTAGTCACACTAATCCTTGTCATATCGCAGACTTTTATGAGAAACGAAAAAGGCAATCGCAGATAGCTTCAACTAAGCCACATACGATTGCCTCTATACATCGTCTCATTCGGACAATGTATTACCTCATAACGCATAACAAACTTTACGATTATACTTCGACCCAAAATCATTAA
- the dcm gene encoding DNA (cytosine-5-)-methyltransferase, with translation MNFLDMFAGIGGFRLGMEAAGHHCLGFCEIDRFARASYQAIHETKGELKWHDIRQITNEEWRELRGGVDVLCGGFPCQAFSLAGKRLGFEDTRGTLFFELARCAKEVQPRFLFFENVRGLLSHDKGQTFKTILTTLDELGYDVEWQVLNSKDFGLPQSRERVFLIGHSRAYSRHFLFPLRREVSSVALEKEGMTGRGIQVVGHLPGSFEQNTRVFSPKGLAPTLTTMSSTDKIPKIIQDESLPTLKLREATKQGYASACEGDSVTLDYPTSSTHRGRIGHQIAHTLTTSGNQGVAVPSQDKEHQSQLTIRRLTPRECFRLQGFPDWAYDKAAAVNSKSQLYKQAGNSVSVPVIIAIAQRLKRIEELEVN, from the coding sequence ATTAACTTTTTAGACATGTTTGCTGGGATTGGTGGGTTTCGTTTGGGAATGGAGGCTGCTGGTCACCATTGCTTAGGTTTTTGTGAGATTGACCGCTTCGCAAGAGCTTCTTATCAAGCGATCCATGAGACGAAAGGAGAGTTAAAATGGCATGATATTAGACAGATTACAAATGAAGAGTGGCGAGAGCTTAGAGGAGGTGTGGATGTCCTCTGTGGCGGATTTCCTTGTCAAGCCTTTTCTCTTGCAGGAAAGCGATTGGGATTTGAAGACACTCGAGGGACTCTCTTTTTTGAACTTGCTCGATGTGCCAAGGAAGTCCAACCACGTTTTTTATTCTTTGAAAACGTCAGAGGCTTACTCAGTCACGACAAAGGACAAACGTTTAAAACAATCCTTACTACACTGGATGAATTGGGGTATGATGTTGAATGGCAGGTGCTTAACAGTAAGGATTTCGGTCTTCCCCAAAGTAGAGAAAGGGTCTTCCTTATCGGACATTCTAGAGCCTACAGTAGACACTTCCTATTTCCTCTCCGAAGAGAAGTTAGCTCAGTTGCTTTGGAAAAAGAAGGAATGACAGGAAGGGGAATTCAGGTTGTTGGTCATTTACCAGGAAGTTTCGAACAAAATACACGTGTCTTTTCACCAAAGGGATTAGCCCCCACGTTGACTACTATGTCCAGTACAGATAAGATTCCTAAAATTATCCAAGATGAATCGCTTCCAACCTTGAAACTGCGAGAAGCGACCAAGCAGGGGTATGCAAGCGCTTGTGAGGGGGATAGTGTGACCTTGGATTATCCTACTTCCAGTACACACCGAGGACGGATAGGACACCAAATCGCTCATACCTTAACCACATCAGGTAATCAAGGCGTAGCGGTGCCGTCTCAAGATAAGGAACACCAGTCACAATTAACCATTAGGCGTTTAACGCCAAGAGAATGTTTTCGTTTGCAGGGCTTTCCGGATTGGGCTTATGACAAGGCGGCAGCTGTAAACAGTAAGAGTCAACTCTATAAACAGGCAGGAAACAGTGTCTCTGTTCCCGTGATTATTGCCATTGCTCAGCGTTTAAAAAGAATAGAAGAATTAGAGGTGAACTAA
- a CDS encoding IS110 family transposase translates to MRVVFGIDVSKVSSEVAILVNGEKVHNYTMSNDAIGFSRLLGDLKTVHKPEIIFEATGVYSRRLQAFLDEHSYAYTRLNPLEAKKQLDSLRVRKTDQIDAEKLAQSQFVLNRKPTYIQEEVYQDLRDLSRFYQNLTEDIVRAKNRLHKVLQVTFPELETILSTPTGEQYWNLVIAFPCKDFVHELSKDELSKSIRLSTSKRISDKRVAYLAEKLTALANQSYCAVKKNSPIMEEVRYYAKELLRLSEQRQAVLDEMVELAQPLPEYDILLSIPGIAETTATSIIGELGDIRRFQSANQINAFIGIDLRHYESGNFIAKEHITKRGNPYARKILFKCIHNIASASHTNPCHIADFYEKRKRQSQMTSTKPHTIASIHRLIRTMYYLITHNKLYDYISTQNQ, encoded by the coding sequence ATGCGAGTAGTATTTGGGATTGACGTGAGTAAGGTAAGTTCAGAAGTAGCCATTCTAGTCAATGGCGAGAAGGTACATAACTACACCATGTCCAATGATGCCATTGGCTTTTCCCGGCTACTTGGCGATTTGAAAACCGTCCACAAGCCAGAAATCATCTTTGAAGCAACAGGCGTCTATTCTCGTCGTCTTCAAGCTTTTCTGGATGAACATAGCTACGCTTATACACGGCTCAATCCCTTAGAAGCCAAGAAGCAACTGGATAGCTTGCGTGTGCGGAAAACAGATCAAATTGACGCTGAAAAACTGGCTCAGTCTCAGTTTGTACTGAATCGTAAACCCACTTATATCCAAGAAGAAGTCTATCAAGATCTGCGAGATCTCAGTCGATTCTATCAGAACTTAACCGAGGACATCGTTCGAGCTAAAAATCGTCTGCACAAGGTCTTACAGGTCACTTTCCCTGAATTGGAAACTATCTTGTCAACGCCAACTGGGGAACAATACTGGAACTTGGTCATAGCCTTTCCTTGCAAGGACTTCGTTCATGAGTTAAGCAAGGATGAACTCTCAAAGAGCATCCGTCTGTCCACTTCAAAACGGATTTCTGACAAGCGTGTGGCTTACTTAGCAGAGAAGCTGACAGCACTAGCCAATCAATCTTATTGTGCCGTTAAGAAAAACTCTCCAATCATGGAAGAGGTGCGTTACTATGCGAAAGAATTGCTTAGACTTTCTGAACAGAGACAAGCAGTCTTAGACGAAATGGTGGAACTAGCCCAACCTTTACCAGAGTATGACATTCTGCTTTCTATTCCTGGTATCGCTGAGACTACTGCAACAAGTATTATTGGCGAACTGGGAGATATTCGCCGTTTTCAGTCTGCCAATCAAATCAATGCCTTTATCGGTATTGACCTGAGACACTATGAATCTGGAAACTTCATCGCTAAGGAACACATTACCAAGCGTGGCAATCCCTATGCTAGAAAGATTCTGTTCAAATGCATTCACAATATCGCTTCAGCTAGTCACACCAATCCTTGCCATATAGCAGACTTTTATGAGAAACGAAAAAGGCAATCGCAAATGACTTCAACCAAGCCACACACGATTGCCTCCATACATCGTCTCATTCGGACAATGTATTACCTCATAACGCATAACAAACTTTACGATTATATTTCAACCCAAAATCAGTAA
- a CDS encoding LPXTG cell wall anchor domain-containing protein — translation MKKVKLVTLLSSALLASSAAGVFADDLVSDGTSLPATEQTQPSTSPSTSTSEGTSLPSDSSGSPTVPSTGTEVTPPSSSEGTSDIPTTPTESESSSSSSTNEEHSETTTQPNLDDQNKDNAGEQPAPNTGNTTVPTTDGSTAQVTPDKTVPTNNPSVSADTATKAGASQVGTTSTITGQVVQNVTAHAPVVTNTGATIVSTKDGQLVLSDGSTVPPETVGATTNSDKTITVTKADGTKATLPETGEKARSLLSILGAGMLVVAGFLAQKAWSRKDEKN, via the coding sequence GTGAAGAAAGTTAAACTTGTAACCTTACTATCAAGCGCTCTTTTAGCCAGTAGCGCAGCTGGTGTTTTTGCGGATGACCTTGTTTCGGATGGAACAAGTTTACCCGCAACAGAACAAACACAGCCTAGTACAAGCCCATCCACATCTACAAGTGAAGGCACATCCCTCCCAAGCGATAGTAGCGGAAGTCCGACCGTACCAAGTACAGGCACAGAGGTAACGCCACCCTCTAGTAGTGAGGGAACATCGGACATTCCAACGACTCCGACTGAGTCCGAGTCTTCTTCAAGCTCAAGTACAAACGAAGAACATTCTGAAACTACGACACAACCAAACCTAGATGATCAGAATAAAGACAATGCAGGCGAGCAGCCTGCCCCGAACACAGGTAATACCACTGTCCCAACCACAGACGGTAGTACAGCACAAGTGACCCCAGATAAAACAGTGCCAACCAATAACCCAAGTGTATCGGCTGATACAGCCACTAAAGCTGGCGCTTCACAAGTGGGAACAACCTCAACAATTACTGGTCAGGTGGTACAAAACGTGACAGCACACGCACCAGTAGTCACTAACACTGGTGCTACCATTGTGAGCACAAAGGATGGTCAACTTGTTTTATCTGATGGCTCAACCGTCCCTCCAGAAACCGTTGGAGCGACAACCAATAGTGATAAGACAATCACCGTGACTAAAGCAGACGGCACAAAAGCGACTCTCCCTGAAACGGGCGAAAAAGCTCGTAGCTTGCTTTCCATTTTAGGTGCAGGTATGCTAGTTGTTGCAGGATTCTTAGCTCAAAAAGCATGGTCTCGAAAAGATGAAAAGAACTAG